From Bacillota bacterium, one genomic window encodes:
- a CDS encoding ABC transporter ATP-binding protein → MLQVKDLRKSYKMGTYEVLKGVNLTVAQGEFVAVMGPSGSGKTTLLNCISCYIPFDGGQITLGEQELKNLNEDSLAKVRNQKLGFVFQDFMLLDGLSVLDNILLPRIIRGDTSKAMEQRGDELCEFFGIGHIKSKYPAEISGGEKQRAAVARALINEPLMILADEPTGNLDSKSSRAVISSFEDARNKLSATIFMVTHDNFAASFCDRVVILRDGAVYRSLEKKEKERGAFQDELLKAIKEMSGDVA, encoded by the coding sequence ATGCTTCAGGTAAAAGACCTGCGCAAATCATACAAAATGGGGACATATGAGGTACTCAAAGGTGTAAACCTGACGGTGGCACAGGGCGAGTTTGTCGCTGTTATGGGGCCTTCCGGTTCGGGTAAAACAACTCTCTTAAATTGTATTTCCTGCTACATTCCTTTTGATGGAGGGCAAATTACTCTGGGAGAACAGGAATTGAAAAACTTAAACGAGGATTCCCTTGCCAAAGTCCGCAATCAAAAACTTGGTTTTGTTTTTCAGGATTTTATGCTGCTCGATGGTCTTAGCGTTCTGGATAATATCCTGCTGCCGCGCATTATAAGGGGAGATACAAGCAAAGCAATGGAACAGCGCGGGGACGAGCTCTGCGAGTTTTTTGGGATTGGCCATATTAAAAGCAAGTATCCCGCCGAGATATCCGGGGGCGAGAAGCAGCGGGCTGCGGTTGCACGTGCCCTGATCAACGAACCGTTGATGATCTTGGCCGATGAACCGACCGGAAATCTGGACTCGAAGTCAAGCCGCGCCGTGATTTCCTCCTTCGAGGACGCACGAAATAAGCTTTCCGCCACGATTTTTATGGTAACGCACGATAACTTCGCAGCATCTTTCTGTGACAGGGTCGTCATATTGAGGGACGGCGCTGTTTACAGGAGCTTGGAAAAGAAGGAAAAAGAACGTGGAGCGTTTCAGGATGAACTGCTTAAGGCAATTAAGGAAATGAGCGGTGATGTGGCATGA
- a CDS encoding LytTR family DNA-binding domain-containing protein, which yields MLRIGICDDEIAARDTLRLSLERFLKEDEGKVIYDFSSGEGVVNWLTKHSGELDLLFLDVELGGISGMEAAKQIRQQYTNLMLVFVTGYADFVFDGYAVGAMDYLVKPIKEDKLSQVLVRAQKLLECQQPQTFIVHNSEGLYRIAKKDILYLYSDKRLVKVFTEAREYSFYGRLDDAEASLGSGFVRIHQRYLVRAGAVSKIEKNNVTVGDTRLPISRTLQKPAMAALARNMIGGEAQP from the coding sequence ATGCTTCGGATAGGGATCTGCGATGATGAAATCGCTGCACGGGATACGCTCCGCCTTTCACTGGAACGTTTTCTTAAGGAAGACGAGGGGAAAGTTATATACGATTTTTCCTCTGGAGAGGGTGTCGTCAATTGGCTGACAAAACACTCCGGAGAATTAGACCTGCTTTTTTTGGATGTTGAACTAGGCGGAATTTCCGGGATGGAAGCGGCAAAACAAATCCGGCAGCAGTACACAAATCTAATGCTTGTATTTGTCACAGGATATGCCGACTTTGTTTTTGACGGTTATGCCGTGGGTGCGATGGATTATCTCGTAAAACCGATTAAAGAAGATAAGCTTTCACAGGTGCTTGTTCGTGCCCAAAAGCTTCTCGAATGTCAGCAACCTCAAACTTTTATCGTACATAATTCAGAAGGCTTGTACCGCATTGCCAAGAAGGATATCCTTTATTTATATAGTGATAAACGTCTGGTCAAGGTATTTACAGAAGCCCGTGAATATTCTTTTTATGGCAGACTGGATGACGCAGAAGCATCACTCGGTTCCGGCTTTGTCCGCATTCATCAACGTTACCTTGTTCGTGCGGGGGCAGTTTCTAAAATTGAGAAAAACAATGTCACTGTAGGTGATACCCGCCTGCCCATTAGTCGGACTTTGCAAAAGCCCGCCATGGCGGCGCTGGCCCGGAATATGATCGGAGGCGAAGCTCAGCCGTGA